TCTTTTTACCGATACTGTCCACCAGGTGAAACTCCGCTTCCGGAAACATGATTGCCAGGGGAATCCCCGGGAAACCGCCCCCGGTACCGACATCCAGAATATTGGCAAATTCTCTGAACTTTACCACTTTGGCAATACTCATTGAGTGCAGCACGTGGCGTTCGTACAGGTTCTCCACGTCCTGCCGCGAGATAACGTTGATTTGAGCATTCCAAAAAGCATACAGCTCCTGCAATTGTCCGAATTGGGCTTTTTGCGTGGCCGTCAGTTTTGGAAAGTATTTTTCGATCAATTCCATATTTTTCATGTTTTTACGGTTTTCAGGCAGATGTTCACGTTTACCTCCACCTCACTTTTTTTCGCCGATTATACCACATAATAAAAGACATACAGAAATAATAGATAAACAGCGTTTTGTCCATCAAAGGGATCGCAAACCATCCCACCGACCGGTGCAAAGTGCGGGAAGCAAGCCCCAACACGATCCATTGGGCCAAAAGCCGTACGCCAAAGATACTCCCCGCAACGATGAGATACCCGAGCAGCGTCTTATAATTCAGGGCACCCCCGACGAGCAGCCCCAAGAACAGGAGCCAGCCCAAAACGTGTGTTCCCGAAAGGGCCGCCAACCGCAGTTTGTTCCCCGTTTTGTAGTACTTGCTGACCGAAAGGTGTCTTTTTTTCTGCCGGTACCAATCCCCCCAGGTGGTTTTGGGAATAGACACCATAAAGGTATCGGCATCAAGGCAAACGGCCGTATTTTGTCCGGTGGCGATTTCGTTCATCAACAGGTCGTCGTCTCCGCCTGTAACGCGCAGGTGCGTGTAGAAGCCTTTGTTTTGCATGAACAGTTCTTTCCTATACATCAGATTGCGGCCTACTGCCATGTAGGGCTTCCCCGCCAAGGCAAGCGACAGATATTGAACGGCGGCGTAAAAGGTCTCAAAACGAATCAGACGATTGAGCAGGCCGGACCGCTTCTCATAGGGCGAAAAGCCCAACACAATTTGTTTTTCCTCGGTCAGATGCGCCGCCATCCCTTTGATCCACTGATCGGTGGTCGGTCGGCAATCAGCATCGGTCAGCAATATCACCTCATGCGCGGCATTTCTGATAGCCGTTGTAACGGCATATTTTTTGGGGGTTACATGGTCATATTCGCGCTTGATGTGAATAAAACGCACATGCGACCAGGCGTTGGACTCGGTTTCAGCAAACACTACAGTCCCGTCCACGGAACGGTCATCCATCACTACTACTTCATAGTGGGGATAATCCTGTTCATTGAGCATGGGCAGCAACTCCCGTAGATTTTCCAGCTCATTGTGTGCACATACTACGACCGTTACGGCAGGCCACGTTTTTTTTTCGTCCAATGACTGCCGAAAAAGAAGCTTAGTAAACACAAATAAAATGTAATACAATTGAACCAAGACAAGTACTGCAAACAAGCCCAGCAAAGTATTCAGAACAGGATAAAGAGACCAATCGGTCGAGTAGAATATCTCCATGCGGTCGTAAAAAGTCAGCAAATATAACAGGGCTTGAGCAGATGCTAAAGGGCTGATGATAGATAAAATGATATAGTATTCTATTTTTGCCTCTCAAAAG
Above is a window of Runella slithyformis DSM 19594 DNA encoding:
- a CDS encoding glycosyltransferase is translated as MLTFYDRMEIFYSTDWSLYPVLNTLLGLFAVLVLVQLYYILFVFTKLLFRQSLDEKKTWPAVTVVVCAHNELENLRELLPMLNEQDYPHYEVVVMDDRSVDGTVVFAETESNAWSHVRFIHIKREYDHVTPKKYAVTTAIRNAAHEVILLTDADCRPTTDQWIKGMAAHLTEEKQIVLGFSPYEKRSGLLNRLIRFETFYAAVQYLSLALAGKPYMAVGRNLMYRKELFMQNKGFYTHLRVTGGDDDLLMNEIATGQNTAVCLDADTFMVSIPKTTWGDWYRQKKRHLSVSKYYKTGNKLRLAALSGTHVLGWLLFLGLLVGGALNYKTLLGYLIVAGSIFGVRLLAQWIVLGLASRTLHRSVGWFAIPLMDKTLFIYYFCMSFIMWYNRRKKVRWR